Proteins encoded within one genomic window of Geotalea daltonii FRC-32:
- a CDS encoding glycosyltransferase — MKKILYLMHLPWGWIKQRPHFIAEGLTGHYSVDVVYRFYRVPFEGKLVKNASLPGLSLTPLVILPFNRLVPVAAINAWILRLYLKGKIGGYDVVWISHPEMYEAVAQIIPAGAQVVYDCMDNHLAFDLARRNPSWSRRMLAAEGSLLERSDTIFASSESLKKTLMERYGPNKEINVVNNGIHLEDEGACQVLPPAVDAALASPNMKLVYIGTVASWLDVELLVKTVERHREVVILLIGPCEISLPAHERILHLGPVVHRQIYTVMDKADALIMPFTVNELVFGVDPVKLYEYVYSGKPAIAVRYPESERFGDYVHLYRDMDEFLSLVDRLIRGELGAKKKQSDCVAFARSNTWEERVKKIVLNIEGAGERVPE; from the coding sequence ATGAAAAAAATTCTCTACCTCATGCATCTACCCTGGGGCTGGATCAAGCAGAGACCCCATTTTATCGCTGAAGGGCTGACCGGCCATTATTCTGTTGATGTTGTTTACCGTTTTTACCGGGTCCCTTTCGAGGGGAAATTGGTTAAAAATGCATCATTGCCGGGGCTTTCCCTCACCCCGCTGGTTATCCTTCCCTTCAACAGGCTCGTGCCGGTTGCGGCAATAAACGCCTGGATCCTCAGACTATACCTCAAGGGAAAAATCGGTGGTTACGACGTCGTCTGGATCAGCCATCCTGAGATGTATGAGGCGGTTGCGCAGATAATCCCTGCGGGTGCTCAGGTGGTGTACGACTGTATGGACAACCACCTGGCCTTTGACCTGGCCCGGCGCAATCCGTCCTGGAGCCGCCGCATGCTGGCTGCCGAAGGGAGCCTTCTTGAGCGGAGCGACACCATTTTCGCCTCCTCCGAGAGCCTTAAAAAAACGCTCATGGAGCGCTATGGCCCCAATAAAGAGATCAACGTGGTCAACAACGGCATTCACCTGGAGGATGAAGGTGCCTGCCAGGTACTGCCACCTGCTGTCGATGCTGCACTGGCCAGCCCAAATATGAAGCTTGTCTACATAGGAACCGTAGCCTCATGGCTGGATGTGGAGCTCCTCGTCAAGACCGTCGAGCGGCATCGGGAGGTAGTGATCCTGCTGATCGGGCCTTGCGAGATAAGCTTGCCGGCCCATGAGCGCATCCTCCACTTGGGACCAGTAGTCCATCGGCAGATTTATACGGTGATGGATAAAGCAGATGCCCTGATCATGCCCTTCACGGTCAATGAACTGGTTTTTGGTGTGGACCCGGTGAAACTCTACGAATATGTTTACAGCGGCAAGCCCGCCATCGCCGTCCGCTACCCGGAAAGCGAGAGATTCGGCGATTATGTACACCTCTACCGGGATATGGACGAGTTTCTCTCCCTGGTGGATCGCCTGATCAGGGGAGAACTGGGGGCAAAAAAAAAACAATCCGATTGCGTCGCCTTTGCCAGGTCTAATACCTGGGAAGAGCGTGTTAAGAAGATCGTATTGAATATTGAGGGGGCTGGTGAAAGAGTGCCTGAATGA
- a CDS encoding glycosyltransferase: MKECLNDIMAVEVIYRRKLADTETFSSLSHSLEKLGGCLELLVYDNSPEPMEPAHHDYPAWRIQYVHDSGNPGISKAYNEGYRLARQLGKKWLLLLDQDTVFPEDALAVYCQGIEKCPQVTLFAPVLKAGEVICSPCRYLMRTGFHPKTVRTGIQMLQGKAVLNSGMLVRVDVFGRCGGFNERIRLDFADFAFNNRLRRHYETFCVLPIQCRHGFSGTGTVSRPDALRRFELFREGAANSVESFTDGVLYSLVVLKRCIRLTVQFRSFCFVKSLLEMSKKRLNRKKDD; the protein is encoded by the coding sequence GTGAAAGAGTGCCTGAATGACATAATGGCGGTGGAAGTTATTTATCGCCGCAAGCTGGCTGACACCGAGACTTTTTCTTCCCTGTCACACTCTTTGGAAAAGCTGGGCGGCTGCCTCGAACTACTGGTCTATGACAACAGCCCCGAACCAATGGAACCGGCCCATCATGATTACCCGGCTTGGCGCATTCAATATGTGCATGACTCTGGGAACCCCGGCATTAGCAAGGCCTATAACGAGGGCTACCGCCTTGCCCGGCAGCTGGGCAAGAAGTGGCTTTTGCTGCTGGACCAGGATACCGTGTTTCCGGAGGATGCCCTTGCCGTTTACTGCCAAGGGATAGAAAAATGCCCTCAGGTTACCCTCTTCGCTCCGGTGCTGAAAGCCGGTGAAGTAATCTGCTCCCCCTGCCGCTATCTAATGCGGACCGGCTTTCATCCAAAAACGGTCAGAACAGGGATTCAGATGCTGCAGGGCAAGGCGGTGCTCAATAGCGGCATGCTGGTCAGGGTCGATGTTTTTGGACGCTGCGGCGGTTTTAATGAGCGGATCAGGCTGGATTTTGCCGATTTTGCTTTCAATAACAGGTTGCGCAGGCATTATGAAACCTTTTGCGTTCTGCCCATTCAGTGCCGCCACGGTTTCTCCGGAACGGGAACGGTGAGCCGCCCTGATGCCCTGAGGCGGTTTGAGTTGTTCCGGGAAGGAGCAGCAAATTCTGTCGAGAGTTTTACCGATGGTGTGCTTTACAGTCTGGTTGTGCTGAAGCGCTGTATTCGCCTGACGGTTCAGTTTCGCTCCTTTTGTTTTGTTAAAAGCTTGCTTGAGATGAGCAAAAAGAGGTTGAATAGGAAGAAGGACGATTAA
- a CDS encoding glycosyltransferase family 2 protein: MRISVCMATHNGERFIRRQLESILSQLTTDDELIVSDDSSTDGTVGIIKGFGDGRIRLFPNNTFYSPIFNFENALKHAGGDVIVLADQDDVWLDNKVAVIRKKFAAKPRRYYLIALDGYVIDENEAIISDSIFARLNAGKGFWKNIFNNRYLGCCLAFSRELLEIALPFPRRVPMHDMWLGQLCELAGETEFVEEKTILYRKHGASLTDFKIRFMPVTQIKRRMFLLYYLLSRKHRL, encoded by the coding sequence ATGCGCATTTCCGTCTGCATGGCGACCCATAATGGCGAGAGGTTCATCCGCCGACAGCTGGAGTCCATACTCTCCCAGTTAACCACAGATGATGAACTGATAGTTTCCGATGATTCTTCAACTGATGGAACAGTTGGCATTATCAAGGGTTTTGGCGATGGGCGCATTCGCCTTTTCCCAAATAACACCTTCTATAGCCCCATCTTTAATTTCGAGAATGCCCTGAAGCATGCCGGCGGGGATGTGATCGTCCTTGCTGACCAGGACGATGTCTGGCTTGACAACAAAGTGGCGGTGATCAGAAAGAAGTTTGCGGCAAAGCCCCGTCGTTACTACCTGATCGCCCTGGACGGTTATGTCATCGATGAGAACGAGGCTATCATCAGTGACTCCATCTTCGCGCGGCTGAATGCCGGGAAAGGCTTCTGGAAAAATATCTTCAACAACCGTTACCTGGGATGTTGCCTGGCCTTTTCAAGGGAACTGCTGGAAATAGCCCTGCCTTTTCCCCGCCGGGTTCCCATGCATGACATGTGGCTCGGGCAATTGTGCGAACTGGCCGGAGAGACGGAGTTCGTGGAGGAGAAAACCATTCTTTACCGGAAGCACGGAGCAAGTCTCACAGATTTCAAGATCCGCTTCATGCCGGTTACCCAGATCAAGCGCCGAATGTTTTTGCTTTACTACCTTTTGTCCAGGAAGCATAGACTATGA
- a CDS encoding glycosyltransferase family 2 protein, whose translation MIKPEATPFQPQISIVMPCFQQVAFLEEAVRSVLEQPVDVELLVMDPGSTDGSRELLQSLKGEFGERLILHFAPDRGQSDAINRGMGMARGRILAWLNSDDRLRPGALAKVASCFAGDEPLWIYGRAGMIDGDGRPASSLIVKYKNWRGRHFTPFKLLTENFIPQMSTFWTRSLWLQAGELNLEKELDMDYDLWFRFARIVSPRVVHEILADFRIHGEAKGSVRAYEQLLAAYATARSHASEYKIRGKIALAVHLLCSWRTRILYYFLKP comes from the coding sequence ATGATCAAGCCAGAGGCGACGCCGTTTCAACCACAGATTTCCATCGTCATGCCTTGCTTTCAGCAGGTTGCATTTCTTGAGGAGGCAGTGCGTTCGGTGCTTGAACAGCCGGTGGATGTTGAACTGCTGGTCATGGACCCCGGCTCCACGGACGGTTCCAGGGAACTTCTGCAATCATTGAAGGGAGAGTTCGGCGAGCGGCTGATTTTGCACTTCGCTCCCGACAGGGGGCAGTCCGATGCCATCAATCGCGGCATGGGCATGGCGCGGGGACGCATCCTGGCATGGCTAAATTCCGATGACCGGCTGCGCCCGGGGGCACTGGCCAAGGTGGCGTCATGTTTTGCCGGGGATGAGCCGCTCTGGATATATGGTCGAGCCGGCATGATCGATGGCGACGGGCGTCCGGCTTCAAGTCTCATTGTCAAATACAAAAACTGGCGCGGGCGCCATTTTACGCCATTCAAGCTGCTGACCGAGAACTTCATCCCCCAGATGTCCACCTTCTGGACCAGATCGCTGTGGCTGCAGGCTGGAGAATTGAATCTTGAGAAGGAACTGGACATGGACTACGACCTCTGGTTCCGCTTTGCCCGCATAGTTTCGCCTCGGGTAGTGCATGAGATCCTGGCGGATTTCAGAATACACGGAGAGGCTAAGGGGAGCGTGAGAGCCTACGAGCAGCTCCTGGCCGCTTATGCCACTGCCCGATCCCATGCCTCCGAATACAAGATCAGGGGAAAAATTGCACTGGCGGTACATCTGTTATGCAGTTGGCGCACGAGGATTCTGTATTACTTTTTGAAGCCTTGA
- a CDS encoding tetratricopeptide repeat protein codes for MILMLVGFFAYANTFDAQFNFDDVPAILGNPTVRSAESVTDPLAIRGNRGVGNFSFALNYKIAAELTGDGFSVRGYHYFNLAVHLANALLVYLLVILTIRRSTSGESSEWRGRGIAFLAALLFVSHPLQTQAVTYIVQRFTSLATTFYLLSLVFYIFARSQRGDSTNGNRLKAAVFWALSIVLAALAMGTKEIAITLPFTIILYEFLFFRGSIVKRLLAAGAFLLTLIIIPLSIIGASGGQLLSRIEAATKVQTDMSRLDYLYTQFKVVVTYLRLLFFPAGQNLEYDYPVSHSFFEAGVILSFLLLLAIFGLGVYFLYRSKFEVRGSKFEVGQAHSPITNHQSPITNHRLIAFGIFWFFITLSVESSFIPIVDVIFEHRVYLPSVGFFIAVATLVVLGAEKLSLGRPRVADGLLVSILLLSCVLALLTFNRNRVWADEITLWEDVAAKSPNLSRPWNNLGYAYLKHRLPKKAIPALITSITISPGSPDAWNNVGMALTQLGSYTGRFSPTYELFDMSAGITSTYQSEWFALAYNNLGLAYDSMGQVNESIENFQKAISMNPRLAQAYYNLGLAFLAIKDKGQAADQYRMLRSLDPELAAKLREAVIGDW; via the coding sequence ATGATACTGATGCTCGTGGGTTTTTTTGCCTACGCCAATACCTTCGACGCCCAGTTCAATTTCGACGACGTACCGGCGATTCTCGGCAATCCCACTGTCAGGAGCGCGGAATCAGTGACAGATCCCCTGGCGATACGAGGGAACAGGGGGGTGGGAAATTTCAGCTTTGCCCTGAATTACAAGATTGCCGCCGAGCTCACGGGAGACGGCTTTTCCGTCCGCGGCTATCATTATTTCAACCTTGCCGTCCATCTTGCCAATGCTTTGCTGGTCTATCTGCTGGTGATCCTGACTATCCGGAGGTCCACATCAGGGGAAAGCAGTGAGTGGCGGGGCAGGGGGATCGCTTTTTTGGCCGCTCTCCTTTTCGTCAGCCATCCGTTGCAGACCCAGGCTGTAACCTATATTGTCCAGCGCTTCACCTCTCTGGCCACAACCTTTTACCTATTATCACTGGTCTTTTACATATTCGCCCGCAGCCAGCGGGGTGACTCGACAAACGGCAACCGTTTGAAGGCTGCCGTGTTTTGGGCACTCTCAATCGTGCTGGCGGCACTGGCAATGGGAACCAAGGAAATTGCCATAACCCTTCCATTTACAATCATCCTCTACGAATTCCTTTTTTTCAGGGGAAGCATCGTCAAACGTTTACTGGCAGCCGGCGCCTTTCTCCTCACCCTGATCATCATTCCCCTCAGCATTATCGGTGCATCCGGCGGACAGCTTTTGAGCAGGATAGAGGCTGCAACAAAAGTTCAGACGGACATGTCGCGGCTGGATTACCTGTACACCCAGTTCAAGGTGGTAGTGACCTATTTGAGGCTGCTTTTTTTCCCGGCCGGGCAGAACCTGGAGTACGACTACCCCGTTTCCCATTCCTTTTTCGAGGCGGGGGTGATTCTCTCTTTCCTGCTGCTACTGGCGATATTTGGGCTTGGCGTCTATTTCCTTTATCGTTCGAAGTTCGAGGTTCGAGGTTCGAAGTTCGAAGTTGGCCAAGCGCATTCACCAATCACCAATCACCAATCACCAATAACCAATCACCGCCTCATCGCCTTCGGCATTTTCTGGTTTTTCATTACCCTGTCGGTTGAGTCCAGTTTCATTCCCATTGTGGATGTCATCTTCGAGCATCGCGTCTATCTACCGTCGGTGGGCTTCTTCATCGCCGTCGCCACCCTGGTCGTCCTGGGTGCCGAAAAGCTTTCCCTGGGAAGGCCCAGGGTTGCCGACGGCCTGCTGGTATCCATATTGCTGCTGTCCTGTGTGCTGGCGCTGCTTACCTTCAATCGCAACCGGGTCTGGGCCGATGAGATAACCCTCTGGGAGGATGTAGCCGCCAAATCGCCGAACCTTTCCAGGCCATGGAACAACCTGGGCTACGCCTATCTCAAGCATCGTCTGCCGAAAAAGGCCATCCCGGCCCTCATTACCTCCATAACCATTTCTCCCGGTTCTCCCGATGCCTGGAACAACGTCGGAATGGCACTCACGCAGCTTGGCAGCTATACCGGGCGCTTCAGTCCCACTTATGAACTGTTCGATATGAGTGCCGGCATCACCTCGACCTATCAGAGCGAGTGGTTTGCCCTGGCTTACAACAATCTCGGCCTGGCCTACGATTCCATGGGACAGGTCAATGAATCCATCGAGAACTTCCAGAAAGCGATCTCCATGAACCCGCGCCTGGCTCAGGCCTATTACAATCTGGGACTGGCCTTTCTTGCCATAAAAGACAAAGGGCAGGCTGCAGATCAGTATCGAATGTTGAGATCCCTCGATCCGGAACTGGCGGCAAAGCTGCGGGAAGCGGTGATTGGTGATTGGTGA
- a CDS encoding glycosyltransferase family 2 protein — MAKTIVVIPAYNEGGVIAGVIEKVRRAVPDLDILVVNDGSRDRTAREAKDAGAIVISHSFNMGYGVTIQTAYKFAYANGYDYLVQIDGDGQHDPAFIPHLLAPVVSGDTDFVLGSRFMGVESYRPSFSRRLGILFFRKLVSNLIGRSITDPTSGYQAFNREVMRFFTTDVFPCDYPDADMLITLNLSGFRIREIPVRMYANTSGKTMHNGFKPLYYMFKMCLSIFVTLLRNRQLYRR; from the coding sequence ATGGCAAAAACGATTGTTGTAATACCGGCATATAACGAAGGTGGCGTCATTGCAGGCGTCATTGAGAAGGTGCGCCGAGCGGTCCCTGATCTGGATATACTGGTGGTCAATGACGGCTCCCGGGATCGTACCGCCAGAGAGGCCAAGGATGCCGGGGCCATCGTAATCTCCCATTCATTCAATATGGGTTATGGGGTGACGATCCAGACCGCCTATAAATTTGCCTATGCAAACGGATACGATTACCTGGTGCAGATAGATGGGGATGGCCAGCATGATCCGGCCTTCATCCCGCACCTTCTCGCTCCTGTTGTCTCCGGAGATACCGACTTTGTCCTCGGCTCCCGTTTCATGGGGGTCGAGAGCTATCGCCCGTCGTTTTCCCGCCGACTGGGGATACTTTTCTTCCGCAAGCTCGTTTCCAATCTCATCGGCCGTTCCATAACAGACCCCACCTCCGGATACCAGGCCTTCAACCGGGAAGTGATGCGATTCTTCACCACCGACGTCTTCCCGTGCGACTATCCCGATGCCGACATGCTCATTACCCTCAACTTGTCGGGCTTCCGCATCAGGGAAATTCCCGTGCGCATGTATGCCAACACCTCGGGGAAAACCATGCATAACGGCTTCAAGCCCCTTTACTACATGTTCAAAATGTGTCTGTCCATTTTCGTTACCCTATTGCGGAACCGGCAACTGTACCGGAGGTAG
- a CDS encoding DUF2304 domain-containing protein, giving the protein MPLKQQIFAIIVSLLVFVLTIDMVRKKRLREEYSLLWLITSVSMFILVIKYDWLVALTHLIGAGLPTSTLFLGSIIFLILLAVQFSIKISKLSDQLKDLVQDNALMRHEFEKLKKERGNERD; this is encoded by the coding sequence ATGCCGTTAAAACAGCAGATTTTTGCCATCATTGTCAGTCTTCTGGTTTTTGTCCTGACCATAGATATGGTGCGAAAGAAGCGGCTGAGGGAGGAATATTCCCTGCTTTGGCTCATCACAAGCGTCTCCATGTTTATTCTGGTCATAAAGTACGACTGGCTCGTGGCGCTTACCCACCTCATAGGTGCCGGACTCCCCACCTCCACCCTTTTCCTGGGATCGATCATTTTCCTCATTCTTCTGGCAGTGCAATTTTCCATAAAAATATCAAAACTTTCCGATCAGTTGAAAGACCTTGTTCAGGATAATGCCCTGATGCGTCATGAGTTTGAAAAGCTCAAAAAAGAACGGGGGAATGAACGAGATTGA
- a CDS encoding winged helix-turn-helix transcriptional regulator, whose product MNDHDDKTLDSYRALRLMAEIATEEPISQRELSSRLGIALGLVNSYLKNLVSKGFVRVKNFPRNRYAYLLTPQGIAEKSRLAYQHLGYFSSLYTIARQDYLVLFRSLHGQGVQNVAFCGVDEVAEIAYLSLKETGLELATVMDDEAAGKTFFDKTVTTLAMGLLSGNHRIVITSLKRREALREDLLRLGVDPELILVTGNLES is encoded by the coding sequence ATGAACGATCATGATGACAAGACCCTGGACAGTTATCGTGCCCTGCGGTTGATGGCCGAAATAGCAACAGAGGAACCCATCTCCCAAAGAGAACTGTCCAGTCGACTGGGCATTGCCCTGGGGCTCGTCAATTCATACCTGAAAAACCTGGTCAGCAAGGGTTTCGTCAGGGTGAAAAATTTCCCCCGAAATCGTTACGCCTACCTCCTTACCCCACAGGGGATTGCCGAAAAAAGTCGTCTTGCCTATCAGCATCTGGGTTATTTTTCCAGCCTGTACACCATAGCCCGCCAGGACTACCTGGTCCTTTTCAGGTCGCTCCATGGCCAGGGGGTCCAAAATGTGGCATTTTGCGGCGTCGATGAGGTGGCGGAAATTGCATACCTTTCGCTGAAGGAGACAGGACTTGAGCTTGCAACGGTCATGGATGATGAAGCAGCTGGAAAAACCTTTTTTGACAAAACGGTGACTACACTGGCTATGGGGCTGCTGTCGGGCAATCACCGCATCGTCATCACCTCACTGAAACGCAGAGAGGCTCTGCGGGAAGACCTTTTGAGACTTGGTGTCGATCCGGAACTGATTCTTGTGACGGGAAATTTAGAAAGCTAA
- a CDS encoding FkbM family methyltransferase, with protein sequence MSLLQQFKEMIPYGVRKSLLDLARPDRPGIGPVLRGMNRDMSTIFDIGANVGDVSLQMLYYFPKASVYSFEPCSETYDLLVRKIAEAGYSDRSHTFKHGFFDETKKAALNITSFHGANSMLDISEEYHRANPHIAKVRTEEISLVRLDDFVEQQGLRHIDLVKIDVEGVEQQILRGGAKTFSTMVDTVIVEISFVRNPRESGEFVRLFQLMHEYGFAPSQFYDVEHVNGDAKWKLAQVDCVFRRF encoded by the coding sequence GTGAGCCTGCTGCAACAGTTTAAAGAAATGATTCCCTACGGTGTCAGGAAAAGTTTGCTGGACTTGGCACGGCCGGACAGGCCGGGTATCGGGCCGGTACTGCGAGGAATGAACCGGGATATGTCAACCATCTTTGACATCGGCGCCAACGTGGGAGATGTTTCCCTACAGATGCTTTACTACTTCCCGAAGGCCTCTGTCTATTCATTCGAGCCTTGCTCAGAAACATATGACCTTTTGGTGCGCAAAATAGCCGAGGCTGGATACAGCGACCGTTCGCACACCTTCAAACATGGATTTTTTGACGAGACAAAAAAAGCGGCGCTCAATATCACTTCCTTCCACGGAGCCAACTCCATGCTTGATATTAGCGAAGAATACCACAGGGCCAACCCCCATATTGCAAAAGTTCGGACGGAGGAGATATCCTTGGTCCGTCTGGACGATTTTGTCGAACAGCAGGGCCTTCGGCACATCGATCTGGTGAAGATAGATGTTGAGGGTGTTGAGCAGCAGATATTGAGAGGAGGGGCGAAAACCTTTTCCACAATGGTGGATACGGTCATTGTGGAAATTTCATTTGTGCGCAATCCACGGGAGTCGGGTGAGTTTGTCAGACTGTTCCAACTGATGCATGAGTACGGTTTTGCCCCGTCGCAATTCTATGATGTGGAACATGTCAACGGGGATGCCAAGTGGAAGTTGGCGCAAGTGGATTGCGTCTTCAGGCGTTTTTGA
- a CDS encoding oligosaccharide flippase family protein, with amino-acid sequence MINSLFGFFGLALINPVGMYLNRKMHRWAEKKLVLNRFAIFNFFLLLLAILSSIIVFLVHRIGHVGGSISLPVLMLFLMLSIYFTAWNQTIIPTLNLLNHRLSFVVFTLLTLISGLGMAVLLVNFWAATAVSWLSGQLIAQALFALIALYHLRKVVGGTVDRSEMGQVIKRENLVHVLSFVFPLGITTFFMWLQNQSYRIVIEKTAGAEFLGLLGLGIGVASSIAAAFESLVQQLYLPLFYSEISTYDQERRTQAFNRMVQLTLPVYLSMTVLVSCLAPFLVNLLAHEKFSTAFQFVIFGAWMELFRVSTNVFGLVAQSEMQTRYLVKAYLTGGVIAVGGVYVAATHQYFQQTVPLILVASGLITTIVMYAQMKKLMRIKLGIRNVVKSLLVSLPFLLAILFYNQPRTMLSSLAILAVSGLYFLLTQYLICRPLLAQAQKAQEDTVSLRAGKAF; translated from the coding sequence TTGATCAACTCATTGTTCGGGTTCTTCGGCTTGGCTCTGATCAACCCGGTCGGGATGTATCTTAACCGCAAGATGCACCGCTGGGCAGAGAAAAAACTCGTCCTGAATCGATTTGCCATATTCAATTTCTTCCTTCTGTTACTGGCGATTCTTTCCAGCATCATCGTTTTTTTGGTTCATCGCATTGGGCATGTGGGAGGTTCGATTTCCCTGCCGGTACTGATGCTTTTCCTGATGTTGAGTATTTACTTTACCGCCTGGAACCAGACCATCATTCCGACGTTGAACCTTCTCAACCACCGGCTGAGCTTCGTGGTATTCACCCTTCTGACCCTGATATCCGGGCTTGGGATGGCTGTTCTGCTGGTTAATTTCTGGGCTGCAACTGCAGTCTCTTGGTTAAGCGGTCAGTTGATTGCCCAAGCGCTCTTTGCCCTTATCGCACTCTATCATCTGCGCAAGGTCGTTGGAGGTACGGTAGACCGGTCAGAAATGGGACAGGTCATTAAGCGGGAGAATCTCGTCCATGTGCTGAGTTTTGTGTTTCCTTTAGGGATCACCACCTTTTTTATGTGGCTGCAGAACCAGTCTTATCGGATCGTTATCGAAAAGACTGCAGGTGCCGAGTTCCTGGGGCTACTCGGTCTGGGGATAGGGGTTGCTTCCAGCATTGCTGCAGCATTTGAATCGCTTGTTCAGCAGTTGTATCTGCCGCTGTTCTATAGTGAAATAAGCACCTATGACCAAGAGCGTCGAACACAGGCCTTCAACAGGATGGTTCAGCTGACATTGCCGGTCTATCTCTCCATGACCGTGCTGGTGTCTTGTCTCGCGCCTTTCCTGGTGAATCTGCTGGCACACGAGAAATTCAGCACGGCTTTTCAATTTGTGATTTTCGGTGCCTGGATGGAGCTGTTTCGGGTATCGACAAATGTTTTCGGTTTGGTTGCCCAGTCGGAAATGCAGACACGATACCTCGTCAAGGCATATTTGACGGGAGGGGTGATTGCTGTCGGCGGTGTTTATGTCGCAGCAACCCATCAATATTTCCAGCAGACGGTGCCTTTGATTCTGGTGGCAAGCGGCCTCATCACGACGATTGTCATGTATGCCCAAATGAAAAAACTTATGAGGATAAAACTTGGGATCAGAAACGTAGTGAAATCCCTGCTTGTGTCATTACCCTTTCTCCTGGCGATACTTTTTTACAACCAGCCGAGAACGATGCTCTCGTCTCTTGCTATCCTTGCCGTATCCGGTCTGTATTTCTTGTTGACGCAGTACTTGATCTGCCGGCCTCTGCTGGCCCAGGCACAGAAGGCACAAGAAGATACGGTATCGCTAAGGGCAGGAAAGGCGTTCTGA
- a CDS encoding glycosyltransferase family 10 domain-containing protein, whose product MLRIKLTTASPEWPLLRQTPLARGIWGECQFILNQEVDECDFWVVCEGLLEPEKTVCPPENLILITAEPPPVKRYSQRFVDQFSTVVTCHRKLKHSHVIHSQQALPWMVGGNYSRESKRWESFSKDYDELSNLGEYKKERLLAVILARKTFTSGHRKRLAFVERLKSHFGDQLDIYGVGIREIADKWDGIAPYKYYLAIENCSYEDYWTEKLSDAYLAGAYPFYYGCPNIEDYFPIDAFTRIDPDNMDSSIAIIEKQIEHGRYEQSINAIQSCRDLVLNKYNLFPMVAELCRKQYMEQGIKQKSTVNLQPEPNSYLRRKVNKIRNILNL is encoded by the coding sequence ATGCTCAGGATTAAGCTGACAACTGCTTCTCCCGAATGGCCCCTTTTGAGACAAACGCCACTGGCCAGGGGCATTTGGGGAGAGTGCCAGTTCATACTAAACCAGGAGGTTGATGAATGTGATTTCTGGGTGGTCTGTGAAGGCCTCCTGGAGCCTGAGAAAACCGTCTGTCCTCCGGAGAACCTCATATTGATAACGGCTGAGCCGCCTCCGGTAAAGCGGTACAGCCAAAGGTTCGTCGATCAGTTTTCGACGGTGGTGACCTGCCATCGGAAGCTCAAGCACTCCCATGTTATTCATAGCCAGCAGGCTTTGCCGTGGATGGTCGGGGGAAATTATAGTCGGGAGAGCAAAAGATGGGAAAGTTTCAGCAAGGATTACGATGAGCTGTCAAATCTGGGCGAATACAAAAAGGAACGGCTTTTGGCGGTCATACTGGCCAGAAAGACATTTACCTCGGGGCACAGGAAGAGATTGGCATTTGTCGAAAGACTCAAATCCCACTTCGGGGATCAGTTGGATATCTATGGCGTTGGAATCAGGGAAATCGCTGACAAATGGGATGGCATTGCCCCCTACAAATACTACCTGGCCATTGAGAACTGTTCTTATGAGGATTACTGGACGGAAAAATTGTCCGATGCATATCTTGCCGGAGCGTACCCTTTTTACTATGGCTGTCCCAATATTGAAGATTATTTTCCCATCGATGCGTTTACCCGTATCGATCCGGACAACATGGACAGCTCCATAGCCATCATTGAAAAGCAGATAGAGCATGGTCGCTATGAACAGAGCATTAATGCCATCCAGTCGTGCAGGGACCTCGTCCTGAACAAGTACAATCTGTTTCCGATGGTGGCTGAACTGTGCAGGAAACAATATATGGAACAAGGGATCAAACAGAAATCCACTGTTAATCTCCAGCCTGAGCCGAACTCCTACCTTCGGAGGAAGGTGAACAAAATAAGGAATATCCTGAATCTGTGA